A genomic region of Rhipicephalus sanguineus isolate Rsan-2018 chromosome 1, BIME_Rsan_1.4, whole genome shotgun sequence contains the following coding sequences:
- the LOC119400810 gene encoding uncharacterized protein LOC119400810 has translation MSDSVVLEESMQHSIKQSHEEEPEVEMHPENVAVIGGHDDDYDTRDRVPEEYRPPFVVEEPHHQGRTRRPKRVRQPVEKHNKGTWSYPIHDQSYYYPRREKGLGNETAQSPNTTVEIPPTPIEAAGPMTKPVPTTPSATTRK, from the exons ATGTCGGACTCGGTGGTACTGGAGGAGTCGATGCAGCACTCGATAAAGCAGTCGCATGAGGAAGAACCTGAAGTGGAAATGCATCCTGAAAATGTGGCAGTAATCGGAGGACatgacgacgattacgacacCAGAGACAGGGTGCCTGAG GAATACAGGCCACCTTTTGTTGTAGAGGAGCCGCATCACCAAGGCAGAACGCGCCGGCCTAAGAGGGTTAGGCAGCCGGTCGAGAAGCACAACAAAGGAACATGGTCCTACCCAATCCACGACCAGTCTTACTACTACCCGAGGCGCGAGAAAGGTCTGGGCAATGAAACTGCACAGTCACCGAATACGACAGTCGAAATTCCGCCAACGCCGATAGAGGCGGCTGGGCCAATGACAAAGCCAGTTCCCACGACTCCCTCGGCCACGACTCGGAAGTAA